CGAACGGGCCGCGAGGCGGCGGAGGACTATGTCCGCTCGCTCCAATCCGACCACCGCTATCAGCGCGACGTTTACTGAAAGTGTGCCCCATGACCAACGAGACCATCGATCGTAGCCGCGACCTGTCCCAACCCCTCGACCGGCTTGGGCCGGATGAGAGCATGAAAGACAGGAGCGATTATCTGCGCGGTAGTATCTGTGAGGGGTTGCTCGACCGGATAACCGGTGCGGTGCCATCGGACGATGATGTCAAGCTGATGAAGTTTCATGGGATCTATCAGCAGGACGACCGCGATGTGCGTGACGAGCGTCGCCGCCAGAAGCTGGAGCCTGCTTACCAGTTCATGATCCGTGTGCGACTGCCGGGCGGAGTCTGCAGTCCGGCGCAATGGCTGAAGCTCGATGAGCTTGCGCGTGCCCATGGCGGCGAAACCTTGCGCATCACCACCCGTCAGACTTTCCAGTTTCACTGGGTTCTCAAGGACAGCTTGCGACCGATCATTCAGGGCCTGCACGACACCTTGCTGGATACGGTCGCCGCCTGCGGCGATGACAGCCGCGGGGTGATGTGCACGGTCGATCCGCAGAGCTCGCAATTCCATGCAGACGTGGCGGCAATGGCCAAGCGTGTCAGCGATCATGTGATTCCGAAGACGCGCGCCTATCATGAAATCTGGTATGGCGACGAGCGCGTGGCTTCCTCGGAGCCGGAAGAGCCTTTCTACGGCCGGACCTATATGCCGCGCAAATTCAAGATCGGCTTCGCGCTGCCGCCATCCAACGACATTGATGTCTACACGCAGGATCTCGGTTTTATCGCCATTGGCGGCCCGGGTGGTCTGGAAGGCTTCAACGTCGTCATCGGCGGCGGCATGGGGCGCACCGATCAGGCACCCGAAACCTATCCGCGGCTCGCCAGCCTTGTCGGCTTCGTTCCGGTGGATCGGGTCATTGCCTGCGCCGACGCCGTTATGGCCGTCCAGCGCGATTATGGCGACCGCAAGGATCGTCTGCGTGCACGATTCAAATACACCATCGACGACAAGGGTCTGGACTGGATCAAGGCATGCATTGAAGAGAGGATGGGCACCCACTTTGATGAGGCGCGTCCCTTCGAGTTTGCGTCGAACGGCGACAGCTATGGCTGGAATTCCACACCGGACGGGCGCCATCACCGGACAGTCTTCATCCGGAGCGGACGGCTTGATCTGAAGCTGCTCGATGCCTTCCGCGATATTGCGCGTATTCATCGTGGAACGTTCCGCATGACACCCAACCAGAATGTCATCATCGCCGGCGTTCGAACGGACGATCGCGCCGCGATCGATGCCTTGCTGGCAGAATACGGGCTTGGTGCGGAAAATGTCTCGCCGTTTCGACGCAATGCCATCTCGTGCGTTGCCTTCCCGACCTGTGGTCTCGCGATGGCCGAGAGTGAGCGCTATCTGCCGGCTCTGATGGAGAACGTCGAGGAAATCCTCGACCGGCATGGGTTGGCCGATGAACCGATTACGCTGAGGATGAGCGGTTGCCCCAATGGCTGTTCGCGGCCCTATATTGCCGAGATAGGACTGACGGGTCGCGCGCCAGGCAAATACAATCTCTATCTCGGCGGTGGCTTCCATGGGGAGCGCCTGAACCGGATGATCCGCGAGAATATCAACGTAGGCGAAATCCTCGAAGTTCTCGACGAGACTCTAGGCCGCTACGCTCGCGAACGCGAACCGGGCGAACGTTTCGGAGATTTCACGGTCCGCGCCGGCATTGTGCGCGCGGTTACTGAAGGACGATTGTTCAATGAGTGATCGGGAAGAAACGAGACCTGATCCTGCGACGGTCGCCGCGGCCTTCGGGGTAGCGGCGGACATTGCCCACGGGGCCGTGGCCCCGCCGCTTTACATGTCGAGCACCTACGAGTTTGCAGGCTACGATCAGCCCCGGTTCTATGATTATGGCCGGGGCGGCAATCCAACCCGGGATCTCCTGGGAGAGGCCCTTGCCGAACTGGAATGCGGGACTGGTGCTGT
The sequence above is a segment of the Croceicoccus naphthovorans genome. Coding sequences within it:
- a CDS encoding NADPH-dependent assimilatory sulfite reductase hemoprotein subunit; protein product: MTNETIDRSRDLSQPLDRLGPDESMKDRSDYLRGSICEGLLDRITGAVPSDDDVKLMKFHGIYQQDDRDVRDERRRQKLEPAYQFMIRVRLPGGVCSPAQWLKLDELARAHGGETLRITTRQTFQFHWVLKDSLRPIIQGLHDTLLDTVAACGDDSRGVMCTVDPQSSQFHADVAAMAKRVSDHVIPKTRAYHEIWYGDERVASSEPEEPFYGRTYMPRKFKIGFALPPSNDIDVYTQDLGFIAIGGPGGLEGFNVVIGGGMGRTDQAPETYPRLASLVGFVPVDRVIACADAVMAVQRDYGDRKDRLRARFKYTIDDKGLDWIKACIEERMGTHFDEARPFEFASNGDSYGWNSTPDGRHHRTVFIRSGRLDLKLLDAFRDIARIHRGTFRMTPNQNVIIAGVRTDDRAAIDALLAEYGLGAENVSPFRRNAISCVAFPTCGLAMAESERYLPALMENVEEILDRHGLADEPITLRMSGCPNGCSRPYIAEIGLTGRAPGKYNLYLGGGFHGERLNRMIRENINVGEILEVLDETLGRYAREREPGERFGDFTVRAGIVRAVTEGRLFNE